GGCAATGGAATGATAAAGCTGTGAAGGGGCGGATGACTTATGCCATATACCAAAAATATCGTAAGCCTGGGTTACAAATAACTTGGCAGAATAATTGGATATCTGAAGCGCAAACTCCGAACGGGAGGGGATGGTATCGCCTGTGGGAAGAACAGACTCGCCCAGCTTATTGGAATATGTGTCGAGAGAAACCCACATTTGATCGGGGATGTCAAGAGGGTTTTTTAAACCGATTTCCAGATCGAAAGAGGCATATCCGGGCTTGGCATTGAGGTAGGTAATAGCTTCGGCTGAATTGTATTTGATCAGGGTGTCTTGCTGAATCTCTTTATCAAAAGAGACTAATCCAAAATTTTGCTCGGCGGAAGCTAAGTTATGCCATAAGATTCTGCTATCGGCAATGTAGTCTACTGGATCGGTAATCCATGTTCTCTTGAACCATTCGTCAATCCACGAAAACTGTATACCGCCTCCACAAGCTGTGCTCTTTATTGTGTTGAGAAGCCGGATGTTTGTAAGGCCCTGATTGTACTCATCGAACCCGCCATGATTCATGCCGGACGATGTGTAATGGGCTATTGCCCAACTGGATGGAACGCCATACTCTGCAATGATAAGCGGGAACCGGGTATAGTGAGATTTTAATTCGGTTAAATATCCTTTGTAACTGTTGGGGCCGTAATCATCCGAGAATGTTTGATAGGAGGATTGGCGACCGATAAAATCGGGGTAATATGGATAGGCGTGATAACTGATAAATAAACCGGCTTTTGATGATTGAGTGAGCTGGATTTTTGAAAGATCAACATTTTCGCTGTCTTCTTCTCTGTTAGGATCTTCTTTGTGTGAAATAGGATCTAAAGTGGGCCAGCTGGAAGCGCTGACCGGCCGCTGGGTTTTATAACCCGATTGCTCGTAGCTTACTGTATAATCAAGCATGCTTGTTAACCAGGCTTCAGATGCCGAGCTGTTGTTTACCGTGAAATAGCTCCCTTCATATTTATCTATTGGCAAATTTAACGCGTTGGTTGTGTTTACCTCTATTGGGTGAATTTCTCTCCCTATAATATAACCTAAACACCACTTGGATACATCTGTAGTGTACGAACCGAATGCTTTGCCTGTACGAGACTGAATAGTTCTGTTGCCATGAACGCAGTCTATATTTTCCTCGATCTCTTGTTTGAAAGCGTCTGACAGATAGTATAAGTTGTTGGCATATCCCGGCAATTCCTCTTCGAGCCATACTCCTTGCAAAAATAAAAGAGGATTTTGAGGATTGGCTTTGTTATAGCTGTCCAGGGCTTCAAAAAAACGGGGGAAATGAAGGGTATATACACGGATGCAGTTAAAACCGGCTTCCTTTATTTCCTTAAACCATCTGGAATAATCACTTGATGTGGCTGCCATTTCGCCTGGAAATGTACCGGGAACCGCAACTCCCAGGTTTATTCCTTTAATGAAAAAGGGAACATATCCGGAACCATTCCAAATGGTGAGGCTTGTGTTGTTTGTAGAAAATGGATATTGAACCGGATGTTGGGAAAATAAAGGAATGCTGGTTCCTGAAATAAGAAAAACAAAAATGATTGCAAGCAGTGATAAATTCTTTTTCATAGTCCGATTTTTTTTAATAGCCAACTAATATATAACTGAAAATATCTCTATTAAAGATTTATATAAATCGAAAAAAAGAAATAGACATTTGGAAAAATGCCGAAGAAAAACGAATATAATATAAAGAATCTACAATTTTATATTTTTTTGAGAAAAAATAATGCTCTCTTCTGATGAAAAAAAGAATAGCGCTTTCATTCTCAAAAAAATAACGAACTACTTGCTTTTTAAAAATAGTTAATTATATTTGTGAAAATAATAGCCCGTGCTATTAAAAAAACCTTTGTTATCAGTAATAGAATTGATTTAATATGATGAAAAAAACAGTCGTAATTATTTCAAGTGATGCATTATTTCCTCAGTTGTTTGAGACATTACTTTTTAGAAAAGTAAAAGACCTGGAAATAATAATTTGCAGATCTGTGCAGGAAATCAACCTGAAGTTAGACCAGTCTGCAGTGGATTTAACCCTTATGGACTCAATATTAAACAATACTCCTAGCTTTGAAATAATGCGATACGTTAGGATGGAAAAACAAGTTGCATCTCCCATCTTCTTCTTCCCGGAGATAAATACTGAAAGATATACTTATAAATCGTATGCTATGGGGGCTAACAGAATAATAAATAAACCATTCGATCCCTATAAAATAACTGATGATATTGCAGAATTCTTAAATTGTAATAATGATTGAAAGTTATGACTATGAGAAAAATATTAATTCCTTTGCTTTATATGTTTATTCCTATATGCCTGTGTGATGTGCATTCGCAGACAAATAGACCTGCAACAGAAAAAAATGTTGAGAGATCTGAAAGATATAAACAATATCAACAAACAATTGAAGAGGCAAAAAAGAAGCTGAGCTCGGATCCTGAAAATGGAGATTTGATGATTCTTATTGCAAATAATTATGCCTGGCAGGAAAAAAACGATTCGGCATTGATCTATATTGATAAGGCTCAGCAAATTAAATATTATAATAATGATCTGTTTGATTCATGGCTCAATGTATTATTGTGGTCGCATCAGTATGAAAAGCTGATTGAAACAATTAAAATAGCCCGGCAATATAACTACACGAATAATGAAAATATTCTTCGAAAACAGTTAATTGCTTATACAGAGCTAAAGGAATATAACGAAGGGGTAAAGCTGGCTGAATCTCCCGAAAATAAAGAACTTATCAATATTGAGGATATATCTTATCTTTATAACAATCTCTTATTGAAAAGAAATACGAATGCAATAACAGCTTTGTATTCGTTGGATTTCTTCGACTCGTACGCACCACAGCATTTAGCCTCTATCGGATATTCATTGCCGGTTAGTAAACACACGCTTGCAGTTCGTTTGAATTACGCTAAACGATTTGGAAATGATGATGTGCAAATTGAGTCTGATTTCTATTATCAGTTGAAAAACAAGTCGTATATGTATTTTAATTACGGATATGCATTCAATGCTTCGCTTTTCCCGGAACATCGTTTGGGGTATGAATACTATCTTCCGTTAAAACATAAAATGGAAACGTCTCTGGGAGCAAGGTACCTATCGTATACAAACTCAAAAGTCTTTATTCTTACAGGACACATAGAAAAATATATGGGTAGAAGCTGGTTGGCTTTACGACCTTTTTATGCTATCCAGAAAAATTTCACGGCACTGACACTGATTGGAAACTATAGGCTCTATGGAAAAAATCCGTTCAATTATTGGGGTATTGAACTTGGATACGGAAACTCACCGGATGATAGCTATGCTAATATTCTGAATGCTACTTATAATGATTTGAAGGCTTACAGGGTGAAACTTGAAAAAAACATTGCAATCAACAGGATTTCAGATTTAAGGATTGGAATTGGATATTCGAGAGAAGAGTTCAAATCAGGTGATTATAGAAACAGATATTTAATTGAACTGGGATATAAATTTAGATTTAAATGAAAGTAATAAAATTTTATTTGCAATATTGGCTGGTCCGATTGCTATATTTAATATTTATAATGCTTGTTCTTTGCGGAAGTTACTGCTATACAGTGCAGAGTTTCTCGGTAGGAAACCATGTGTTTACAAATCCATTTTTCCACTTGCATGATAATCTGCCCTTCTGGGTAAATTACATTGAGTATTTTATATTGGTGTTTGTAATTTCTACAGTGCTGATAATATTGCTTACTCAATACTACTCTTTCAGAAAGAGAAGGAAAGAGAGGATGCGTGATAAATTTGTAAAACGCTACTATAAAAACATCGTTACGGAATTGTTCAGGGAGAATGAAGAGGATGCCTCGGAAGAGAAAGAGTGGAAATACAAAAATGAAATCATGGCAAAAAATGATTTCTACAAAGAACTTGTTATAAAAACGTTTGTTCAGGTGCATAATCAAACGATTGGAAGAATAAGGCAAAAAACTGAATCCATGATGAAGGAACTTGCTTTTGAGAAACTAATCGGAAGCTACTTGTACTCTCCTTTTTATAAGCATAAAAAAATAGCCCTGGATACAATTTCTGAGTTTAAAATAAAAGGGCATGAGAAGTATCTGCTGAAACTGATTAAACAGAAAAGGAATAAACTGCTACACACTGACGCATTGATGACGCTAATCAGACTGAACGTGCATGAGAACTTAAATGTGCTTGCTGAAACGGATGTGGATATTTCAATGTGGGATATAAATATGATTGTCAGAAATATTGAGAAAGACAATGAGGCAAGAATCCCTTACGATGAACTGATCAATTCTGCCAACGAAGGTATGCAGCTGTTAGGGATTATACTAATACGAATTCATGACAGGACAGAATTTAAACAGAATGTTAGAGGGAAAACAGAGAGCAAAAACCCTGAAATAAGGGACGAAGCTATTCTGACATTCTCCACTTTTGCTGAAAATAAAGATGATTTTGATTTATTATTAAATAAATATCCGGAGTGCTCGGATAGTACCAAGAAATACATTGTTGAAAGAATGAGTGATAACCCGTATGAAGAACAAGTTACAAATTTCTTTGAATGGGTGGTACTGAACGAACCGATTCCTAATAAATTAATTGCAATTATGAATCTACTGACACTGGATATATCAAAAGTAGCCGAACTTAAGAAGTCTGAAGACGAGGCAATAAGAATGGCATGTGAACAGGTTCTGGATTTTAATAATTAATTGGTGTAAAAAATGGAAGAATACTTGATTGACATAATAAACTTTTTTTTCCTGGCATTTTCTATAACGCTGTTTGGCATGTATCTGTTTACTGCCTTGCTTTCGATCATGGAAATTAATAGGTACAAAAATAAAAACTATAATTTTTATTACAGGTCAATGTTGGCGTTTCCAAAACTTCCTTCTGTTTCTATTATTGCACCGGCATATAATGAGGAAAAAACAATTGTGGAAAACATAAAATGCTTACTATCCGTGCAATATGTGGAATATGATATTATTATTGTAAATGATGGGAGTAAAGATAATACATTGGCAAGAATTATTGAGCACTTTGAATTGATAAAAGTAAATAAAGCCTACACAAAACATATAGAATGTGCCGAAATAAGAGGTATTTATCAATCTAAAAATAAGGCATACAGTAATTTGATTGTTGTTGATAAGGAAAACGGTGGAAAATCGGATGCTTTAAATGCCGGTATTAATATTTCTCAAAAAGACTTGTTCCTGGCAATAGATGTGGATTGCATTATTGAGCCGGATGCAATATTAAAGATGGTGAAACCCTTTGTAGACGATTCCAAACATATTGTAATTGCTTCGGGGGGAGTAATACGTATTGCTAACTCTTGTGAAGTAACCGACGGAAGGATAACAAAGGTGAACTATCCGGATAATTTCTGGGCTAAATTTCAGGTGTTGGAATATTGCCGCGCATTTACTTTAGGACGTATGGCGTGGAGCAAGCTAAATGGACTGCTAATTATTTCGGGAGCTTTTGGACTCTTTGATCGGAGAAGGGTTCTTAAAGTTGGTGGATACGACACCTCATCCGTAGGAGAAGATCTTGAACTTGTTGTCAGGTTAAGAAAATACATGCACGAGGTGGAGAAGAAAAAATACAAAGTAGCCTTTATTCCGGATCCACTATGTTGGACTGAGGTGCCAGAAACATACAAGGTACTTTCGAAGCAGAGAAATAGATGGACACGTGGGGCAATTGATACAATTAAGAAACATAGAAACATGTTTTTTAATAAAAAATATGGGATAATAGGAATAGCAAGCTACCCATACTGGGTATTCTATGAATGGCTTACTCCGATAATAGAGTTCTTTGGCATTATTTTCCTGTTATTCTTTATAATCTGGGGAGCAATTAGCTGGCAAATTGCAATGATTGTACTGCTTTTTGTGATGACATTCTCTACCTTATTTTCATCAATCGCACTATTCATTGAAGCATATACATATCAAAAATATAAAGGGTTCAGTTATTTATTGCAATCTTTCTTATTTATTTTTCTGGAAATGTTTATCTATCAACCGGTAAATATGCTATTCTCATTATCGGGTAATTTTGATTATTTTTTCCGAAAGAATAGTAAGGGATGGGGAAATATGACACGCAAAGGATTTTTGGTTAAAGAAGAAGAAACTATTAATTAATGAAGAAATAAACTATGGACTTTTCAGCTACAAAAAGAAATCGGATTGCTTATAAGTTATTTGATATTCCGGTTATTGACAATCAACATAAACACTTTTTTGAGATATTTGATAATCTGATTCTGATAAACCAGAAGGAAAATGAAGATGAGAGAGAATCTGACATCTTAGCCGAATTGAATGAGCTGCAAAGATATGCAATATACCACTTCAATACCGAAGAACAGTTGATGCAGGAAGCTAACTGGAAATATGTAGAACAGCATATTATGCAGCATATGGTATTTAAAAATAAGTGTCTGGAATTTCAGGTTGCATACAATTACAGGAATAAAGTGCTTTTGGAACAAATGGTTCTTTTCCTGAGAAAATGGTTTATCATGCATATCAGTGAAGTAGATGCGGCGTATGCAGATACTGTAAAGAAATACTTTTTAGAGAAAAAAGAATAGCATAGCTGGATATATCGCAATAAATGTAAGAGTGCCCGGCACTTGAAATATAACCAAATAAATAATGCAGCCACATCTGTGTAAGAGCAGATGTGGCTGCATTTTTTTTGTCCGGAGGTGGAAGGTTTAAAAATTCTAATTAATACAAAAAAGTGAAAACCATAATCGGTTTACAAGTGTTAAAAGACAAAAGCGTATAAGTGATATTGAATTCACATTTAACTGTTAATGGGTAAGGATATTTATATAACACTTGACTATGAGCTGTTTCTGGGACTGAAAACAGGATCGGTGGAGAACAGCCTGATAATGCCGATGGATGAACTGGCACGGACTTTTGACAGGCATGGGGTTAAGGCGACTTTGTTTGTGGATTCGTCATTTCTATACGCGCTGAATAAATACAGGGATAGATACAGCTCGCTTGATAAGGACTACAGCCGGGTGGCAGGGCAGATAAAGAGGCTTGCCCGGAATGGACACAGCATTCAGCTGCACATTCATCCGCAATGGTATTTCTCTGAATATAACGGAAATGAATGGAAGCTGAATATGGAATTCTATAAGCTGAGTGATGTGGAGCATGACCTGGCTGTGCATTATTTCAAGGAATCGAAAAATCTGCTTGAATCGGTCATTGAAAAGGATATTATAGGATTCAGGGCGGGAGGGTATTCTATCCAAACCTTTAAGGGTTACTATGATTTAATGGTTACGAACAATATCAGGGTGGACTCGTCGGTGCTGACGGGTGCGGTTAGTCATTCGAGGTTTCAATGGTATGACTACCGGACCGTTCCCATGGATAGCCCTTACTGCTTTGAACAGGATATTGCGAGGCCAAGTGATAAGGGGGAGGTGATGGAATTGCCGATAACGACTTGCAGGTTCAATCCGGTTCATTATGCCTTGCTGAGGAAGAAATCGGATGAGGGTTCGTTTAAAGCATTCTCCGATGGAAGCAGTGTTGCTTCTGCACTGAGCCGGCCAAGGCGCATGTATGATTTCTACAGGCAGATGTTCAGAACCAAGATTGTACCGGCGTCGATAGATAGTTTAAGCTCGTACCTGCTGCCGTTGGTCTATAAAAAAGCATGCGAGGAGAGCGGTGCAAGGTCGTTCGTTATTATTGGTCATCCTAAATCTGCTTCGCCGAAATCGATCAGGCTTACTGATGATTTTATAAGCAATACGGTATTGAATAATGAGTATAAAGTAATTGAGGATTTGCTGAAATGAAGAAGATCGTGTTCATAATGAATACATGTCAGAACCCACGGTGCCTGAAACGGATAAATGAATTCATGGACAACGGCTATGAGGTGGAAGTGTA
The Bacteroides sedimenti genome window above contains:
- a CDS encoding YaiO family outer membrane beta-barrel protein: MRKILIPLLYMFIPICLCDVHSQTNRPATEKNVERSERYKQYQQTIEEAKKKLSSDPENGDLMILIANNYAWQEKNDSALIYIDKAQQIKYYNNDLFDSWLNVLLWSHQYEKLIETIKIARQYNYTNNENILRKQLIAYTELKEYNEGVKLAESPENKELINIEDISYLYNNLLLKRNTNAITALYSLDFFDSYAPQHLASIGYSLPVSKHTLAVRLNYAKRFGNDDVQIESDFYYQLKNKSYMYFNYGYAFNASLFPEHRLGYEYYLPLKHKMETSLGARYLSYTNSKVFILTGHIEKYMGRSWLALRPFYAIQKNFTALTLIGNYRLYGKNPFNYWGIELGYGNSPDDSYANILNATYNDLKAYRVKLEKNIAINRISDLRIGIGYSREEFKSGDYRNRYLIELGYKFRFK
- a CDS encoding glycosyltransferase family 2 protein, translating into MEEYLIDIINFFFLAFSITLFGMYLFTALLSIMEINRYKNKNYNFYYRSMLAFPKLPSVSIIAPAYNEEKTIVENIKCLLSVQYVEYDIIIVNDGSKDNTLARIIEHFELIKVNKAYTKHIECAEIRGIYQSKNKAYSNLIVVDKENGGKSDALNAGINISQKDLFLAIDVDCIIEPDAILKMVKPFVDDSKHIVIASGGVIRIANSCEVTDGRITKVNYPDNFWAKFQVLEYCRAFTLGRMAWSKLNGLLIISGAFGLFDRRRVLKVGGYDTSSVGEDLELVVRLRKYMHEVEKKKYKVAFIPDPLCWTEVPETYKVLSKQRNRWTRGAIDTIKKHRNMFFNKKYGIIGIASYPYWVFYEWLTPIIEFFGIIFLLFFIIWGAISWQIAMIVLLFVMTFSTLFSSIALFIEAYTYQKYKGFSYLLQSFLFIFLEMFIYQPVNMLFSLSGNFDYFFRKNSKGWGNMTRKGFLVKEEETIN
- a CDS encoding bacteriohemerythrin; this translates as MDFSATKRNRIAYKLFDIPVIDNQHKHFFEIFDNLILINQKENEDERESDILAELNELQRYAIYHFNTEEQLMQEANWKYVEQHIMQHMVFKNKCLEFQVAYNYRNKVLLEQMVLFLRKWFIMHISEVDAAYADTVKKYFLEKKE
- a CDS encoding T9SS type A sorting domain-containing protein; protein product: MKKNLSLLAIIFVFLISGTSIPLFSQHPVQYPFSTNNTSLTIWNGSGYVPFFIKGINLGVAVPGTFPGEMAATSSDYSRWFKEIKEAGFNCIRVYTLHFPRFFEALDSYNKANPQNPLLFLQGVWLEEELPGYANNLYYLSDAFKQEIEENIDCVHGNRTIQSRTGKAFGSYTTDVSKWCLGYIIGREIHPIEVNTTNALNLPIDKYEGSYFTVNNSSASEAWLTSMLDYTVSYEQSGYKTQRPVSASSWPTLDPISHKEDPNREEDSENVDLSKIQLTQSSKAGLFISYHAYPYYPDFIGRQSSYQTFSDDYGPNSYKGYLTELKSHYTRFPLIIAEYGVPSSWAIAHYTSSGMNHGGFDEYNQGLTNIRLLNTIKSTACGGGIQFSWIDEWFKRTWITDPVDYIADSRILWHNLASAEQNFGLVSFDKEIQQDTLIKYNSAEAITYLNAKPGYASFDLEIGLKNPLDIPDQMWVSLDTYSNKLGESVLPTGDTIPSRSEFALQISNYSAKLFVTQAYDIFGIWHKSSAPSQLYHSIATDGAPWNIVRIRNNSSHSDVQYIGNLQVNYDFQPESSKDAVTISDDKITVRIPWSYINVVAPDQMKVFNDNRSTEAKEDTISDGFVPSVRYKNKWYTPSTRYKWQPWVNFPDYSSSEKLKTSYYVMKENLTKFNTSAIAVRDSFVFAGPSFPVSVNVSDGVLKNDFDLDGNAMVSLITENPVNGQIYLKNDGSFDYLPNRGFTGIDSLKYCVYDGYTLSNPNTIYLTVDQNLSDIEWTKPESASLILSPNPCTYYLTIKSQDNIEMIQIFNSSGKLVESAAINAYERSFDVSAYAPGVYIAVIKSNGIITSRKFIKN
- a CDS encoding response regulator, with product MMKKTVVIISSDALFPQLFETLLFRKVKDLEIIICRSVQEINLKLDQSAVDLTLMDSILNNTPSFEIMRYVRMEKQVASPIFFFPEINTERYTYKSYAMGANRIINKPFDPYKITDDIAEFLNCNND